In Paenibacillus sp. 1781tsa1, one DNA window encodes the following:
- the modB gene encoding molybdate ABC transporter permease subunit, whose translation MNMNAIDWSVFWSPVRLSLQVALLSSVVATVFGIAIAWKMSRTSFRGKILLETAFMLPLVLPPTVVGFLLLVILGRKSLLGQWIEAIFSAPVIFTWWAAVIAAVVVAFPLVYQTMKSGFSGVDRDLEDAGRSIGANEWQVFRYISLPLAGRALMTAFILGFARALGEFGATLMIAGNIPGKTQTVPTAIYVAVDSGNQTMAWAWTVSIIIISFIMLLMTRQQRDGKND comes from the coding sequence ATGAATATGAACGCCATAGACTGGTCCGTATTCTGGTCACCGGTGCGCCTGTCGCTTCAGGTTGCGCTGTTATCCAGCGTGGTGGCCACTGTGTTCGGAATCGCGATAGCCTGGAAGATGTCACGTACTTCATTTCGGGGAAAGATTCTGCTGGAAACAGCATTTATGCTGCCGCTAGTTCTCCCACCAACGGTGGTCGGATTTCTGTTACTTGTCATACTGGGGCGTAAAAGTCTGCTTGGACAATGGATTGAAGCCATATTTTCCGCACCGGTTATTTTCACCTGGTGGGCTGCGGTGATTGCTGCGGTGGTGGTTGCTTTTCCACTTGTGTATCAGACGATGAAATCGGGATTCAGTGGTGTGGATCGGGATCTGGAAGATGCAGGTCGTTCGATTGGGGCCAATGAGTGGCAGGTCTTTCGTTACATTTCCTTGCCGCTCGCAGGGCGAGCACTGATGACTGCCTTCATCCTTGGCTTTGCCCGGGCACTCGGGGAATTTGGAGCGACACTGATGATTGCAGGCAATATTCCGGGTAAAACACAAACGGTACCCACAGCAATCTATGTCGCTGTGGATTCAGGCAATCAGACCATGGCTTGGGCATGGACTGTTTCCATTATTATCATCTCGTTTATCATGTTATTGATGACCAGACAGCAGCGAGATGGTAAAAACGACTGA